A region from the Leishmania panamensis strain MHOM/PA/94/PSC-1 chromosome 20 sequence genome encodes:
- a CDS encoding hypothetical protein (TriTrypDB/GeneDB-style sysID: LpmP.20.1450), with protein sequence MFRASTNAPQPSQTRAAPSCGFPAAPTATLTTASGSSGAPVTAAQPPQTVNVSSGAPQGQHAVTSSPPPAPGGFACRNPPVATGGLGNASAAPAPASAMQPATPPYVELFAKACRDGVVSDAFTQELKKRFSTPMEVTVAPPATVPQAITKALHTGAQWQAAVAPQATLTNFSTSTAPAAVASVTYSTLARANEPKQQQERRRLQVEQALEFLQTLLLCDSGYNNSEAPPVDNPATSPWTESVGEVKGLHAAMAAVAVPAASNLISFLKTTITANSQASDGEAAACTLFIDNRRKRPDKSPVLLAAQCLYVLSRHFQLTVSVVKEALDLMETLYLLLKNSLQNRIVPLPAFSDNVDTCCLNTLLWLCVFSVVNMTAVWKKLRSTTGELHLNELIHSTAAASLGTAVSALRCKLRESVQAPSASAGGGLYSDVLTDARRGGGGELLLGGGSGGDRAASSLSPAVYTWQVLADSYLSILTLAEGCLLRAKGSEQGYDKALDAFLGARMASPSSSRMPMTPASVAVHRGKVTKRMVQLAPVPRTLSIPLGLLYIAPYEMMSYLFDEMLPLLRHLSELEVATHRRYCEQLEELPRLPASMRSGGVAAPEAYYGYQHRGAAQNGRTEETEDAEVLLQKVTRTGAGGDVIGEPFTSEMAHLLEALAICLQHLPPKVLNPDLDSDCAATFFIFKNFVKHMRQVFATQRSSAPSATVGATGGGSCSISGFGAKWENYTLKLMTRFLEVMAMIGRNPQYTQRVVVLLTDAQTECGEMQWHSLVSQALECAGFNSAVIGTPGALGSGGSADSVMALAAAAAAQKSSAGSVAGDAADGDDMYTLLSTVPGANRVPRALHQQFTRAYARKYQRKFIASFFLLLRQLFGHPTLQPIVSAHMTLALALTFLSAPQQSQIMLGSTLSLISALITNAADAQLVWSFLEQRRLLHQSSVRTQHQVHEGGTSASSALDNRFTTLSFPAAAGQRESPVHEEALSIIGHCQCECTQGTYDITIGFLNLVTALFQHDQPPMAALPVYNTVTHFISHEVLRGVLKRMFSHSHERYTVMALACAVLRQALLVRFRCDENGRTAVLPFPVIMAINKAPTDVVGEVLKLILEASDASYELLSHHRAAVRQAMRLLITAIQTVREQSIELLLFDNRTTLNNDLAVRVLGMCSLHDTLLTKTTLQLLLLFPFETANQAAHYWAGLTHKYAPVLDSFTQLLHPLNTAPMVMQAPPELAQLDFQPSELIPGWSAAVLIETKSLLLDLLMQHADVTEPSLTAWMGGFYGEDYSRRHRRGQPYVSAAARVASIHDNATDGNGTAGEPRWWRSTLLTSVVEGACSCEVERAHPALAVKYVKLLYLLRANRLYGSLVIRPFLESVCQTLFLRLQHYQASQCTPVALSKYAYVLKLLALEVCYTYRTAPENLRLAQNTTITSIAVEVLLSLLYPFGSSSGPAALSECEYGAIADSGVRSLYEVDGFDSETHANALSQRDVDQDGEQQWNAGVAVMSRDAAVDITSWLPQALQVLPTFPEKLPDVAGGLNHLVPAATDGVVQYNMTSLYSAIQAEHARANKPPMTMAELRERLRPFIAANDCFFSYAAGVSFVEGWCQLVSVSCSVVKGLSVSRLSSFALCILRGLDATTRLTAAAQEQVAVRLCHCLSTVMAHLRQTVCASVALSLTTPQNAEAEAAWYEQGNGGYPGLQGGGGAPLDTARAVSYRHSGCERRTASSVSAQPITATTVRSHGCGVEREMRIGQRRPREKSRHTTPQYRNSHGGGGATGSASDKTGKSFATNAGELSNFFSVANRSQLAQALIQHREAERSGAAPISVAGEETTTLASWSRPEVTSASLLLGPLVRALVHWGTRIASTRAELYLSLLCLAETPGVNLDDVVVWRFQRALLDVVCTDICGSSGSSASGGGENRLGGNVAAEQASNGLSGAAPANSSGSGATALSAHPQQAVALLVALLQVSAPIRDEFCHPDPGGGDELGRWALRCATALLQSVDRAVCNFLTSNGAQLGTLLWHLRSAFDVFSVISLSHSSQVLHSDLLHSCLSMRAWQYSTLVVLGYSQATPSFDQVPSRTLVEQNKEVLRYLLLGVVRWVNLLLSSLGDAAPLLYEVQKFIRDNRQLIDHIFISPTAVSSTIAGSARLSASHLTLCAEFSDCLRALSCSVLAVDCRSLVDGMALTELLSMLSSEELWHRGPTELHGFADVDGEEGSKSGAAGGTSVVASPAAAGAADAECGDASDGEDAGGALVKLTRATSTATAHTFSAAERGRDVVALTVRNLAHLLLNTEYGHRSNEDAGVFIACADSPPMLRHSAAKRQLVAKIIRHVAHSLVQSSTSEVREFRLECYLYALHAMVCLLHSFVLPLACSASSQTQSSYTLTLPGDFVRYLSELPLGEFTNTLKQAQEAVYQLREFNTDYRGGLRASRVAANAWVIGTSSAGPHTLSNSVRVASAADQKSTVSSTPHNLPLSPPAAAHVEGGNTDAFSTPLAPGLLPAVDALGGGRNTATGSQTISKASTAVEFAQASSGRREPYSGDPPPSATTCCGGRPGCDSNTTVAFDLDGPSSRPPHVQGRNGASTPPGVASTASDSQSSLLPATDDGAKLSPEVTLWELLPGRGGAREGEWTRLYDAATALDVPGTAVDGDLDSTGIRSAPLQWKDVLNVENEVRQVKIAIANALRATKGAMYLVRKHA encoded by the coding sequence ATGTTTAGAGCTTCTACCAACGCACCACAACCGTCACAGACCCGCGCTGCTCCTTCGTGCGGCTTTCCGGCCGCGCCGACAGCAACACTGACTAcggcgagcggcagcagcggagctccggtgacggcggcgcaacCACCTCAAACGGTTAATGTCTCGTCAGGAGCCCCACAGGGGCAACACGCCGTGACGAGTAGtccaccgccagcaccagGTGGGTTTGCATGCAGGAACCCCCCTGTTGCTACGGGAGGGCTCGGTAatgcctctgctgcgcctgcgcctgcaTCAGCGATGCAACCAGCTACGCCGCCCTACGTGGAGCTCTTCGCTAAGGCCTGCCGCGACGGGGTGGTCAGCGACGCCTTCACTCAAGAACTCAAGAAGCGCTTCAGCACTCCTATGGAAGTGACAGTAGCGCCGCCAGCTACAGTGCCTCAGGCAATCACAAAAGCCCTGCATACAGGTGCTCAGTGgcaggcagcggtggcgcctcaAGCTACGCTCACCAACTTCTCTACCAGCACCGCGCCAGCTGCAGTAGCCAGCGTGACCTACTCGACATTGGCGCGCGCAAACGAgcccaagcagcagcaagagcgaCGGCGATTGCAGGTGGAGCAAGCTTTAGAGTTCctgcagacgctgctgctgtgtgacAGTGGCTACAATAATAGCGAAGCTCCGCCGGTCGACAACCCAGCTACCTCTCCGTGGACAGAGAGCGTGGGGGAAGTAAAAGGCTTGCAtgcagcgatggcggcagtggccgtGCCTGCCGCAAGCAATCTCATTTCCTTTCTAAAAACGACCATCACAGCGAACAGCCAGGCTAGTGATGGCGAGGCCGCCGCATGCACTCTCTTCATTGACAACCGGCGTAAGCGGCCAGACAAGAGCCCAGTACTGCTCGCTGCGCAGTGTCTGTATGTGTTGTCGCGCCACTTTCAGCTGACAGTGAGtgtggtgaaggaggcgctggacCTGATGGAGACGCTGTACCTTCTACTAAAGAATTCGTTACAGAACCGAATTGTGCCCCTGCCAGCCTTCAGTGACAACGTAGACACGTGCTGCCTCAACACTCTCCTCTGGCTCTGCGTCTTCTCCGTGGTGAACATGACCGCCGTATGGAAGAAACTGCGCTCCACCACAGGAGAGCTGCACCTGAATGAGCTGATTCAttccactgcagctgcatcccTTGGCACCGCTGTATCCGCACTGCGCTGCAAGCTCCGTGAGAGTGTGCAGGCGCCGAGCGCAAGTGCTGGCGGGGGTCTCTACAGTGACGTGCTTACAGATgcccgccgcggcggtggaggggagcTGTTGCTTggtgggggcagcggtggcgaccgTGCCGCCTCGTCTTTGTCACCGGCGGTGTACACATGGCAAGTTCTCGCTGACAGCTACCTGAGCATCTTGACCTTGGCAGAAggctgcctcctccgcgcCAAGGGGAGTGAGCAAGGCTACGACAAAGCACTGGACGCCTTCCTTGGTGCGCGCATGGCTTCGCCCTCGTCTTCTCGCATGCCTATGACTCCGGCAAGCGTTGCCGTTCATCGCGGCAAAGTTACGAAACGGATGGTACAGCTGGCACCTGTCCCCCGGACACTTTCAATCCCCCTTGGTCTTCTCTACATTGCTCCGTACGAGATGATGTCGTATCTCTTTGATgagatgctgccgctgctccgccaTCTCTCGGAGCTGGAAGTAGCTACACACCGGCGGTACTGCGAGCAGCTTGAGGAGCTGCCACGTCTGCCCGCATCTATGCGCAGCGGaggcgtggcggcgccggagGCGTACTACGGCTACCAgcaccgcggcgcagcacagaATGGCCGCacggaggagacggaggacgCAGAAGTGTTGCTGCAGAAGGTGACGCGTACTGGAGCTGGTGGCGATGTTATCGGGGAACCGTTCACGTCTGAGATGGCGCATCTGCTTGAGGCACTCGCGATTTGCCTACAGCACCTGCCACCAAAGGTGCTAAACCCAGACCTCGACTCTGATTGTGCCGCAACCTTCTTCATCTTCAAGAATTTTGTGAAGCACATGCGGCAAGTCTTCGCCacgcagcggagcagcgccCCCTCGGCCACCGTGGGTGCCACCGGAGGGGGCAGCTGCTCGATCAGCGGCTTCGGCGCCAAGTGGGAGAACTACACGCTGAAGCTGATGACCAGGTTTCTGGAAGTGATGGCGATGATCGGCCGTAACCCGCAGTACACGCAGCGAGTTGTGGTGCTCCTCACGGACGCTCAGACAGAGTGTGGCGAGATGCAGTGGCACAGTTTGGTGAGTCAGGCACTCGAGTGCGCTGGCTTCAACAGTGCCGTTATTGGCACTCCTGGCGCGCTgggaagcggcggcagcgcagatTCAGTCATGGcgttggcagcagcagcagcagcacagaagTCCTCTGCAGGGTCTGTGGCAGGTGATGCGGCCGATGGTGACGACATGTATACGCTCTTGTCGACGGTGCCAGGCGCGAACAGGGTGCCGCGCGCGTTGCACCAGCAGTTCACCCGTGCCTACGCGCGCAAGTATCAGCGCAAGTTTATCGCCagcttctttctcttgctgcgcCAGTTATTTGGCCACCCCACTCTGCAGCCCATCGTGAGCGCCCACATGACCCTTGCGCTCGCCCTGACGTTCCTCTCGGCACCGCAGCAAAGCCAGATTATGCTGGGCAGTACACTGTCGCTCATCTCGGCCCTTATCACGAACGCGGCGGACGCGCAGCTAGTCTGGTCGTTtctggagcagcgccgcctgctccaTCAGTCGTCGGTGCGCACACAACATCAGGTTCATGAaggcggcaccagcgccagctcCGCTTTGGACAATCGCTTCACCACGTTGTCATTCCCGGCTGCTGCCGGACAGCGAGAGTCGCCCGTacacgaggaggcgcttTCCATTATAGGGCACTGCCAATGCGAGTGCACACAGGGCACCTACGACATTACAATCGGCTTCCTCAATCTTGTCACCGCTCTGTTCCAGCACGACCAGCCACCtatggcggcgctgcctgtGTACAACACAGTCACGCACTTCATCTCGCACGAAGTACTGCGCGGCGTGCTGAAGCGCATGTTTTCTCACTCACATGAGCGGTACACGGTGATGGCGCTCGcgtgcgcggtgctgcggcaggcgctgctcgtGCGCTTCAGGTGCGACGAGAACGGGCGCacggcagtgctgccttTTCCCGTCATCATGGCGATCAACAAGGCCCCGACAGACGTGGTCGGCGAGGTGCTCAAGCTTATTCTTGAGGCTAGCGATGCATCGTACGAGCTTCTTAGTCACCACCGCGCGGCCGTCCGCCAGGCGATGCGGCTACTCATCACAGCAATCCAGACAGTGCGAGAACAGAGTATTGAGCTTTTGCTCTTTGACAACCGCACCACTCTCAACAACGATTtggctgtgcgcgtgctggGCATGTGTTCACTGCACGACACCCTCCTGACGAAGaccacgctgcagctcttgctgctgttccCCTTTGAAACAGCGAATCAGGCAGCGCATTACTGGGCTGGGCTCACTCACAAGTACGCCCCAGTCCTTGACTCCTTTACACAGCTTCTGCATCCGCTGAACACTGCGCCAATGGTGATGCAGGCGCCACcagagctggcgcagctcgaCTTCCAACCGTCAGAGCTCATCCCTGGGTGGTCGGCCGCGGTGCTCATAGAGACcaagtcgctgctgctcgatcTTCTCATGCAGCACGCAGATGTGACGGAGCCGTCGCTGACCGCGTGGATGGGCGGCTTTTATGGTGAGGACTACtctcgccgccaccgacgaGGACAGCCATATGtctccgcagcagctcgagtGGCCTCCATACATGACAACGCGACTGACGGGaacggcaccgccggcgagcctcggtggtggcgatCCACCCTTCTCACTTCCGTCGTTGAGGGCGCATGTAGCTGTGAGGTCGAACGCGCACATCCGGCCCTGGCCGTCAAGTACGTGAAGCTGCTCTACCTCCTGCGTGCCAACCGACTCTACGGCTCCCTCGTCATTCGCCCCTTTCTAGAGTCGGTCTGCCAGACGCTGTTcctgcgactgcagcactACCAAGCCAGTCAGTGCACCCCGGTTGCACTCAGCAAGTACGCGTACGTGCTCAAACTCCTGGCATTGGAGGTCTGCTACACGTATCGCACAGCCCCGGAGAACCTGCGGCTTGCGCAAAACACAACCATCACGTCCATCGCggtcgaggtgctgctctcgctcctctaccccttcggcagcagcagtggtccCGCCGCGCTGAGCGAGTGCGAATACGGCGCCATCGCGGACAGCGGAGTTCGGAGCCTCTACGAGGTAGACGGCTTCGATAGCGAAACACACGCGAACGCACTGTCGCAACGTGACGTAGACCAGGATGGAGAACAGCAGTGGAATGCGGGCGTGGCGGTCATGTCTCgtgacgccgctgtcgacATTACGAGCTGGCTGCCACAGGCGCTACAAGTACTGCCTACCTTCCCAGAAAAGCTGCCCGATGTTGCTGGAGGACTAAACCATCTCGTTCCCGCTGCGACAGACGGCGTCGTGCAGTACAACATGACAAGTCTTTATAGCGCGATTCAAGCggagcacgcgcgcgcaaACAAGCCGCCTATGACCATGGCTGAGCTGCGCGAACGACTGCGACCCTTCATTGCCGCAAATGACTGTTTCTTCTCGTACGCGGCAGGCGTCAGTTTTGTCGAGGGCTGGTGCCAGCTTGTGAGTGTGTCCTGCTCGGTCGTGAAAGGTTTGTCGGTGTCGCGACTGAGTTCTTTTGCCTTGTGCATTCTACGCGGACTGGACGCTACAACGCGGCttaccgcagcagctcaggAGCAAGTGGCGGTTCGTTTGTGCCACTGTCTGTCCACTGTGATGGCTCACCTCCGGCAGACAGTTTGTGCGTCAGTAGCGCTGTCGCTCACGACACCGCAGaacgcggaggcggaggcagcctGGTACGAACAAGGCAACGGGGGTTATCCTGGCCTgcagggaggcggtggtgcaccgcTCGATACAGCACGTGCGGTGTCGTATCGGCACAGCGGGTGTGAGCGTCGCACCGCATCAAGCGTGTCTGCTCAGCCCATCACGGCCACGACAGTGCGCAGCCACGGCTGTGGCGTGGAGCGAGAAATGAGAATCgggcagcgccgcccgcgCGAGAAGAGTCGCCATACCACACCTCAATACCGAAATAGTcacggtggtggaggggcaACAGGAAGCGCGAGTGACAAAACCGGCAAGTCGTTCGCCACTAACGCTGGCGAGCTCAGCAACTTTTTTAGCGTCGCGAACCGctcgcagctggcgcaggcaCTGATACAGCACCGTGAAGCAGaacgcagcggcgcagcgcctaTTTCGGTGGCAGGTGAAGAGACTACCACGCTTGCGTCTTGGAGTAGACCGGAAGTGACTAGTGCATCCTTGCTATTGGGGCCACTGGTGCGCGCCCTGGTGCATTGGGGAACTCGCATTGCGTCGACACGGGCGGAGCTCTACCTCAGCCTTTTGTGTCTCGCTGAGACGCCTGGTGTCAACCTCGACGATGTGGTAGTGTGGCGCTTTCAAAGGGCACTGCTTGATGTGGTGTGCACAGAcatctgcggcagcagcggctcgagCGCAAGCGGGGGTGGTGAGAACCGTCTCGGAGGGAACGTGGCCGCTGAGCAGGCAAGCAATGGTctgagcggcgctgctccagcaaacagcagtggcagcggcgcaacaGCACTCTCGGCGCACCCGCAGCAGGCGGTAGCACTTCTGGTTGCCCTCCTACAGGTGTCGGCACCAATTCGTGACGAGTTCTGCCACCCAGACCCCGGAGGTGGTGATGAACTCGGTAGGTGGGCGTTACGGTGCGctacggcgctgctccagAGCGTGGACCGTGCAGTCTGCAACTTCCTCACCAGCAACGGCGCACAACTGGGCACGCTACTGTGGCACCTACGCAGCGCCTTCGATGTCTTCTCGGTCATCTCCCTCAGCCACAGCTcgcaggtgctgcacagCGACCTGCTCCACTCGTGCCTCTCGATGCGGGCATGGCAGTACAGTACGCTGGTGGTGTTGGGCTACTCTCAGGCCACTCCCTCCTTTGACCAGGTCCCGAGCAGGACCCTCGTGGAGCAGAacaaggaggtgctgcggtaCCTTCTGCTGGGTGTGGTGAGGTGGGTGAACctacttctctcttccctcggcgatgcagcgccgctcttGTACGAAGTGCAGAAATTTATCCGCGACAATCGACAGCTGATCGACCACATCTTCATATCTCCCACGGCTGTCAGCAGTACCATCGCTGGATCGGCTCGTCTCAGCGCGTCGCACCTGACCCTCTGTGCGGAGTTCTCCGACTGCCTGCGCGCTCTCTCATGCTCAGTGCTGGCGGTAGACTGCCGCAGTCTCGTTGATGGCATGGCGCTGACCGAGCTGCTGAGCATGCTGAGCAGTGAAGAGTTGTGGCACCGCGGTCCGACAGAGTTGCATGGCTTTGCAGACGTCGATGGCGAGGAAGGCAGCAAGAgtggtgccgctggaggTACATCTGTTGTAgcctcgccagcagcagcaggagcagcggacGCAGAGTGCGGCGACGCCAGTGATGGAGAAGATGCGGGTGGGGCTCTGGTAAAGCTAACCAGGGCAACTAGCACTGCAACAGCGCACACCTTCTCCGCAGCTGAACGCGGGCGCGATGTCGTGGCGCTGACGGTGCGCAATCTTGCCCATCTGCTGCTTAACACCGAGTACGGGCATCGAAGCAACGAGGATGCCGGTGTCTTCATTGCCTGCGCCGACAGCCCACCGATGCTGCGCCACTCTGCTGCGAAGCGGCAACTGGTCGCAAAAATTATCCGTCACGTTGCTCATTCCCTCGTGCAGTCAAGCACATCGGAGGTGCGAGAGTTCCGCCTTGAGTGCTACCTTTACGCCCTGCACGCCATGGTCTGCTTACTGCACTCCTTCGTTCTTCCCCTGGCGTGCTCAGCGTCGTCGCAGACGCAGTCTTCATACACCCTCACTCTGCCAGGAGATTTTGTGCGCTATCTATCTGAGCTTCCGCTTGGTGAGTTCACCAACACTCTGAAGCAGGCACAAGAAGCCGTGTATCAGCTGCGCGAGTTCAACACGGACTACCGTGGCGGTCTTCGTGCGAGCCGGGTGGCTGCAAACGCCTGGGTAATTGGCACTTCCTCTGCTGGACCGCACACGCTGAGCAACAGCGTGCGCgttgccagcgccgccgatcAGAAATCGACGGTGTCGTCTACGCCCCACAATCTGCCACTCTctccgccggcagcagcacatgtTGAAGGCGGCAACACCGACGCCTTCAGCACGCCATTGGCGCCGGGTTTGTTGCCCGCAGTTGATGCTCTCGGCGGTGGGCGCAACACTGCGACGGGGTCGCAGACGATATCAAAGGCCTCAACTGCGGTTGAGTTCGCCCAGGCGTCGTCTGGACGACGCGAGCCGTACTCCGGCGACCCACCTCCCTCGGCCACGACTTGCTGTGGGGGCAGACCTGGATGTGACTCGAACACGACGGTGGCATTCGACCTCGATGGCCCCTCTTCCCGCCCCCCGCATGTGCAGGGACGGAATGGCGCGAGCA
- a CDS encoding hypothetical protein (TriTrypDB/GeneDB-style sysID: LpmP.20.1460) produces MLRARRPAGPGRAPLSDLSSSSDNSRREPMLEGRPKRCRTPCQDEVAFKELQARKLDVQTRVRQQIEVLSGLESNVLDFYYTHMLRFEPLLEFVFHTPLSAATAPASVSNGVLGEGLTEVFPELKSTTALVGICDGCPPSLTREPVPIQPAAVPAKTRYYYNSALMRLYREVALQEKDLAQEYASETTRLAAAELSVQRDIIDGSLAGQLRIEQEEQEALNKLLEFLAGVTAQCAAYRQLVQAAGERIKGIEKAREACLARKTNLEAKKLEQMGNAERIKEEVAAYRRCVEVAATELEKRKLINRSLEDEIEKRRAAMKRRRKE; encoded by the coding sequence ATGCTCAGAGCTCGTCGTCCTGCCGGCCCTGGTCGCGCTCCCTTGAGCGACCTGTCTTCGTCGTCCGACAACTCGCGCAGAGAACCTATGCTGGAGGGGCGACCCAAGCGATGTCGCACTCCTTGCCAAGATGAAGTGGCGTTCAAAGAGCTGCAAGCACGCAAGCTGGACGTGCAAACTCGCGTCCGGCAGCAGATTGAGGTGCTGTCTGGCCTCGAAAGTAATGTGCTGGATTTCTACTACACTCACATGCTGCGGTTTGAGCCGCTACTGGAATTTGTATTTCATACACCACtgtcagcagcgacagcgccagccTCGGTCAGTAATGGTGTATTAGGCGAGGGGCTAACAGAGGTTTTCCCTGAATTGAAAAGTACCACCGCCCTCGTCGGCATCTGCGATGGATGCCCCCCCTCATTAACACGCGAGCCCGTACCAATTCAGCCAGCTGCGGTACCGGCAAAAACGCGCTACTACTACAATAGTGCGCTGATGCGACTGTACCGTGAGGTCGCCCTGCAAGAGAAGGACCTGGCACAGGAGTACGCCAGTGAAACGACTAGgctagcagcagctgagctgTCCGTCCAGCGTGACATTATCGACGGATCTCTCGCTGGCCAGCTCCGCATAGAACAAGAGGAGCAGGAAGCACTCAACAAACTCCTCGAATTCCTTGCGGGGGTGACAGCGCAATGTGCGGCATACCGGCAGTTAGTTCAGGCGGCGGGTGAGCGTATCAAAGGCATCGAGAAGGCCAGGGAGGCGTGTCTCGCTCGCAAGACAAATCTTGAGGCCAAGAAGCTGGAGCAGATGGGTAACGCGGAGCGCAtcaaggaggaggtggctgcGTATCGCCGATGCGTCGAGGTCGCCGCCACAGAACTGGAGAAACGGAAGCTGATCAACCGCAGTCTAGAGGATGAAATTGAGAAAAGGCGAGCTGCAATGAAGCGACGCAGGAAGGAGTAA